The following proteins come from a genomic window of Oricola thermophila:
- a CDS encoding ABC transporter substrate-binding protein, with amino-acid sequence MIKKLLVSAAILAAAVTQGAAETAIQFALDWKFEGPSAPYFVAIDKGHFEAEGLAVEIAEGAGSLDAIPKVATGAFPLGFADINSLMRFLDQNPDAPVTAIMMVYDKPPFAVVGRKSLGVETPKDLEGKVLGAPPPDGAWAQFPIFATENGLDTDKITVEPVGFPTREPMLAEGKVAAVTGFSFSSTLNLKRLGVPMDDQSVLLMADYGVSLYGNAIIVNTDFAANNPEVVKGFVKAVAMGWKDAIADPAAAIESLVERNPAADAALETERLQMAIDANVLTDYVMKNGFGGIDDQRMAKAIEQTKSVYEFQSEPDGSRYFDASYLPGGGFKLQ; translated from the coding sequence TTGATCAAGAAGCTTTTGGTATCGGCCGCAATACTCGCGGCAGCAGTCACGCAGGGCGCGGCGGAAACGGCGATCCAGTTTGCGCTCGACTGGAAGTTCGAGGGGCCGTCGGCCCCCTATTTCGTCGCCATCGACAAGGGACACTTCGAGGCGGAAGGTCTTGCGGTGGAAATAGCCGAGGGCGCGGGATCGTTGGACGCCATTCCCAAGGTCGCGACCGGGGCCTTCCCGCTGGGCTTTGCGGATATCAATTCGCTGATGCGATTCCTCGACCAGAACCCCGACGCTCCCGTCACGGCGATCATGATGGTCTACGACAAGCCGCCGTTCGCCGTGGTCGGCCGGAAGTCGCTCGGGGTCGAGACCCCGAAGGATCTCGAAGGCAAGGTGCTGGGCGCACCTCCGCCTGACGGCGCCTGGGCGCAGTTCCCGATTTTTGCGACCGAGAACGGCCTCGACACGGACAAGATCACGGTCGAGCCGGTCGGCTTCCCCACGCGTGAACCGATGCTGGCGGAAGGCAAGGTGGCCGCGGTGACGGGCTTCTCGTTCTCCTCGACCCTCAATCTGAAACGCCTTGGGGTGCCGATGGACGACCAGTCGGTGCTGCTCATGGCCGACTACGGCGTGTCGCTCTATGGCAACGCGATCATCGTGAACACGGACTTCGCTGCGAACAATCCGGAGGTGGTGAAGGGCTTCGTCAAGGCCGTGGCGATGGGCTGGAAGGACGCGATTGCCGATCCCGCGGCCGCGATCGAGAGCCTTGTCGAGCGGAATCCGGCCGCGGATGCTGCGCTCGAAACCGAACGATTGCAGATGGCTATCGATGCCAACGTGCTTACCGACTACGTCATGAAAAACGGTTTTGGCGGAATCGACGACCAGCGCATGGCCAAGGCGATCGAACAGACGAAATCGGTCTACGAGTTCCAGTCGGAACCCGATGGTTCGCGCTATTTCGATGCGTCCTACCTGCCCGGCGGGGGCTTCAAGCTGCAGTAA
- a CDS encoding Maf-like protein, with product MSALQKLVLASGSPRRVELLAQAGIEPDRLMPANIDETPHKSEHPRSLARRLSREKAEKSWADLREQGDTDDTYVLAADTVVAVGRQIMPKAELLDEASQCLRMLSGRNHKVFSGVCLITPKGKVRQKICETRVRFKRITTEEMESYLASGEWRGKAGGYAIQGLAGTFVVRLVGSYSNVVGLPLYETVSLLTGEGFKVHFNWLRGV from the coding sequence ATGAGCGCGCTTCAGAAACTTGTGCTGGCATCCGGATCGCCGAGGCGCGTGGAACTGCTGGCACAGGCCGGAATCGAGCCGGACAGGCTGATGCCCGCCAATATCGACGAGACTCCGCACAAATCGGAACATCCGCGCTCCCTGGCGCGGCGGCTGAGCCGCGAGAAGGCCGAGAAATCCTGGGCGGATCTGCGCGAGCAGGGCGATACCGACGACACCTATGTGCTTGCTGCCGACACGGTTGTTGCCGTGGGGCGGCAGATCATGCCGAAAGCCGAGCTGCTCGACGAGGCATCGCAGTGCCTGCGCATGCTGTCGGGGCGCAACCACAAGGTGTTTTCCGGCGTCTGCCTGATCACGCCGAAGGGCAAGGTGCGCCAGAAGATCTGCGAGACGAGGGTGCGTTTCAAGCGGATCACGACGGAGGAGATGGAAAGCTATCTCGCCTCGGGTGAATGGCGGGGCAAGGCCGGGGGGTATGCCATCCAGGGACTGGCCGGCACCTTCGTGGTGCGGCTTGTCGGATCCTATTCCAATGTCGTCGGGCTGCCTCTCTACGAGACCGTCTCGCTGTTGACCGGCGAGGGATTCAAGGTCCATTTCAACTGGCTGCGGGGCGTTTGA
- a CDS encoding ABC transporter permease, whose translation MNASLRRTAVPVAAIVAFFVLWELLVQANGWPDYVMASPSDLPDAYARFWKLFLVGAWQTLWRTVAGLLIAVVVGTLFGMIMGFSRIARDALYPLLVGFNAIPKATLVPVLALLFVGQHNFNTVTMAFMISFFPIAVSVSIGLSTLEPEYRDILRSLGASRFTIFTKIALPKTLPEFFGALKVAVTLAFIGTNLVEIVSPHGRGLGALFLSGQTNSNYPLMFAVLIVLAFLGIVLYYAVVFLERIFAGWAERSER comes from the coding sequence ATGAACGCATCACTGCGCCGAACCGCCGTCCCGGTGGCCGCAATTGTCGCGTTTTTCGTCCTGTGGGAATTGCTCGTGCAGGCAAATGGCTGGCCCGACTACGTGATGGCCTCGCCATCGGACTTGCCGGATGCCTATGCGCGGTTTTGGAAGCTGTTCCTGGTCGGTGCCTGGCAGACCCTTTGGCGGACGGTCGCCGGACTGTTGATCGCGGTCGTTGTCGGTACGCTATTCGGCATGATCATGGGGTTTTCGCGGATCGCGCGCGACGCCCTCTATCCGCTTCTTGTCGGGTTCAACGCTATCCCGAAGGCGACACTCGTGCCGGTGCTGGCGCTGCTTTTTGTCGGCCAGCACAATTTCAACACCGTTACCATGGCCTTCATGATCTCCTTCTTTCCGATCGCGGTTTCCGTGAGCATCGGACTTTCGACACTGGAGCCGGAATACCGGGACATCCTGCGCTCACTCGGTGCGAGCCGATTCACGATCTTTACCAAGATCGCCTTGCCGAAAACGCTTCCCGAGTTCTTCGGTGCGCTGAAGGTGGCGGTGACGCTGGCTTTCATCGGAACCAACCTGGTCGAAATCGTATCCCCGCACGGGCGCGGGCTGGGCGCACTGTTCCTTTCCGGGCAGACAAATTCGAACTATCCGCTGATGTTCGCCGTCCTGATCGTCCTCGCCTTTCTCGGTATCGTGCTGTACTACGCCGTGGTGTTCCTGGAACGCATTTTCGCCGGATGGGCAGAGCGATCCGAGCGCTGA
- the yacG gene encoding DNA gyrase inhibitor YacG → MGAKVEPLRPKLKCPECGKESKREFFPFCCQRCKDIDLNRWLSGAYAIPVTEAEENLDEE, encoded by the coding sequence ATGGGTGCGAAAGTGGAACCGCTTAGGCCGAAGCTCAAGTGCCCGGAATGCGGCAAGGAGAGCAAGCGCGAGTTCTTTCCGTTCTGCTGCCAGCGCTGCAAGGACATCGATCTCAACCGGTGGCTGTCCGGCGCCTATGCGATACCGGTGACCGAAGCCGAGGAAAACCTCGACGAGGAGTGA
- the rsmH gene encoding 16S rRNA (cytosine(1402)-N(4))-methyltransferase RsmH → MNGETRHIPVMLDEVVTALAAGPDDHVVDGTFGAGGYSRALLENGARVTGFDRDPDAIRDAAPMLARYGGRLDLIEAPFSAMGEHFQAASVDGVVLDIGVSSMQIDQPERGFSFQKDGPLDMRMAKSGLSAADVVNSFPVSDLTRIIGILGEERNAGRVARAIENERKAGRIETTGHLARIVEKAVGRGPKDKIHPATRTFQGLRIFVNDELGELGRALFAAEAMLKPGGRLVVVTFHSLEDRIVKRFFQDRTGGSGGSRHMPEVSEKPATFRIEGKAMVKASTAEAERNPRARSAKLRAGIRTNVPARASEMDLFGLPDLPWPKAVFGRRQQ, encoded by the coding sequence GTGAACGGTGAAACGCGTCATATCCCGGTAATGCTGGACGAGGTCGTCACCGCCCTTGCGGCCGGTCCGGACGATCATGTTGTCGACGGCACTTTCGGCGCGGGCGGTTACAGCCGGGCGCTGCTGGAGAATGGCGCGCGTGTGACGGGCTTCGACCGCGATCCGGATGCGATACGGGACGCGGCGCCGATGCTTGCCCGCTATGGCGGCCGGCTCGACCTGATCGAAGCCCCGTTCTCGGCAATGGGCGAGCATTTCCAGGCGGCAAGCGTCGACGGTGTCGTCCTCGACATCGGCGTTTCCTCGATGCAGATAGACCAGCCCGAGCGCGGATTCTCGTTCCAGAAGGACGGTCCGCTTGACATGCGCATGGCCAAGTCGGGGCTGTCCGCCGCCGACGTGGTCAACTCCTTTCCCGTTTCCGACCTGACGAGGATCATCGGCATTCTTGGCGAGGAGCGCAACGCGGGCCGCGTTGCGCGCGCCATCGAGAACGAGCGGAAGGCAGGCCGGATCGAGACGACCGGACATCTCGCCCGGATCGTGGAAAAGGCGGTCGGGCGTGGCCCGAAGGACAAGATCCATCCCGCGACGCGGACCTTTCAGGGCTTGCGCATCTTCGTCAATGACGAGCTCGGCGAACTCGGCCGGGCGCTGTTCGCAGCAGAAGCGATGCTGAAACCGGGCGGACGGCTGGTCGTCGTGACGTTCCACTCGCTTGAAGACCGTATCGTCAAGCGCTTTTTCCAGGACAGGACCGGGGGCTCAGGCGGCTCGCGTCACATGCCCGAGGTGAGCGAAAAGCCGGCCACTTTCCGCATCGAAGGCAAGGCCATGGTCAAGGCGTCGACCGCGGAGGCGGAGCGCAATCCGCGCGCAAGGTCCGCGAAGCTGCGCGCCGGCATTCGTACGAATGTACCCGCGCGCGCGTCCGAGATGGATCTGTTCGGCCTGCCCGACCTGCCGTGGCCGAAGGCCGTATTCGGGAGACGCCAGCAATGA
- the hisD gene encoding histidinol dehydrogenase, translating into MPQFLNASADEFEARFSAFLGTKREVSADVDATVRAILADVRGRGDAAVAEYTKRFDRLDLSQTPMRVSADEIERAFEAADPSIVEALRLARDRIRSHHERQMPADDLYTDAAGVTLGSRWTAVEAVGLYVPGGLASYPSSVLMNALPAIVAGVERIVMVVPAQEGVLNPLVLVAARLAGVTEVYRIGGAQAIAALAYGTQTIRPVAKIVGPGNAYVAAAKRQVFGTVGIDMIAGPSEVLVMADGKNDPDWIAADLLAQAEHDTAAQSILITDDAAFGQRVAEAVDTQLKTLPRAETASASWRDYGAIIEVPAIDGELAVSIANRIAAEHLELACENAEALSKRIRNAGAIFIGRYTPEVIGDYVGGSNHVLPTARSARFSSGLSVLDFVKRTSLLQLGPEQLRALGPAAIAIAEAEGLDAHAKSVSIRLNL; encoded by the coding sequence TTGCCGCAATTCCTGAACGCCAGTGCCGACGAATTCGAGGCCCGCTTCAGCGCATTTCTCGGTACCAAGCGCGAGGTGTCCGCCGATGTCGATGCGACCGTACGCGCAATCCTGGCGGATGTGCGCGGACGCGGTGATGCTGCCGTTGCCGAGTACACGAAGAGATTCGACCGGCTGGATCTCTCTCAAACGCCGATGCGGGTGTCTGCCGACGAGATCGAGCGCGCGTTCGAGGCCGCCGACCCATCCATCGTCGAGGCGCTCAGGCTGGCGCGCGACCGCATTCGTTCCCACCACGAGCGCCAGATGCCGGCGGACGACCTCTATACCGATGCCGCGGGCGTCACGCTGGGATCGCGCTGGACGGCCGTGGAGGCCGTCGGCCTCTACGTGCCCGGCGGGCTCGCCTCCTATCCCAGCTCGGTGCTGATGAACGCGTTGCCGGCGATCGTTGCCGGGGTGGAGCGCATCGTCATGGTGGTGCCGGCCCAGGAAGGCGTTCTCAATCCGCTCGTGCTGGTGGCGGCGCGGCTGGCCGGCGTGACGGAAGTCTACCGGATCGGCGGGGCGCAGGCGATCGCCGCGCTGGCCTATGGGACGCAGACGATACGGCCGGTTGCCAAGATCGTCGGGCCGGGCAATGCCTATGTGGCGGCCGCGAAGCGGCAGGTGTTCGGCACCGTCGGCATCGACATGATTGCCGGTCCTTCGGAAGTGCTGGTGATGGCCGACGGCAAGAACGATCCCGACTGGATTGCCGCCGACCTGCTGGCGCAGGCGGAGCACGATACCGCGGCGCAATCGATCCTGATCACCGACGACGCGGCCTTCGGGCAGCGCGTGGCCGAGGCGGTCGACACGCAGCTGAAGACGCTGCCGCGCGCCGAGACCGCGTCGGCGAGCTGGCGCGACTACGGCGCGATCATCGAGGTGCCGGCAATCGACGGCGAGCTCGCCGTTTCCATTGCCAACCGGATCGCCGCCGAACACCTTGAGCTGGCCTGCGAAAACGCGGAGGCGCTATCGAAGCGGATTCGCAACGCGGGTGCGATCTTCATCGGCCGTTACACGCCGGAAGTGATCGGCGACTATGTCGGCGGGTCCAACCATGTCCTGCCGACGGCGCGCTCGGCGCGGTTTTCATCGGGATTGTCGGTGCTGGATTTCGTCAAGAGGACCTCGCTTCTGCAACTGGGGCCGGAGCAGTTGCGCGCCCTGGGGCCGGCTGCGATCGCCATAGCGGAAGCGGAAGGGCTCGATGCGCATGCCAAATCGGTTTCCATCCGGCTCAATCTCTGA
- a CDS encoding DUF2948 family protein, translating to MDRLKLMALDADDLAVISAQVQDAVTKPEAADYRPREKRFTMVINRFAWDAAEGARRSRKGFERRQAVLSFARVMKVRSTGIRRDGDGQVLSLLAIRFAETDAPAGTIELVFADGPLIHLDVECIEAQLEDLGGAWETRFKPRHPVN from the coding sequence ATGGATCGGCTCAAACTGATGGCGCTTGATGCGGATGACCTCGCCGTGATCTCGGCGCAGGTCCAGGATGCCGTGACCAAGCCGGAAGCTGCAGACTACAGGCCGCGCGAGAAGCGTTTCACAATGGTGATTAACCGCTTCGCCTGGGATGCGGCGGAAGGTGCGCGACGTTCCCGCAAGGGGTTCGAGCGGCGGCAGGCTGTCCTTTCTTTCGCGCGTGTGATGAAGGTCCGCAGCACGGGCATTCGCCGCGACGGCGACGGCCAGGTTCTCTCGTTGCTTGCCATACGATTTGCCGAAACCGATGCGCCGGCGGGCACGATCGAACTGGTATTCGCCGACGGGCCGCTTATTCACCTGGACGTGGAATGCATCGAAGCGCAACTGGAAGACCTGGGCGGAGCCTGGGAAACGCGCTTCAAGCCGCGCCATCCCGTCAACTGA
- a CDS encoding putative bifunctional diguanylate cyclase/phosphodiesterase, with product MFAYRQISRPHGFEKVPGYLETFRKERRLLAALTLIPALVFLFFAAITSGAIGAWPWPELTSSFALAMTVASVITGYEIRRSMTNKLNTLYGSHSDTSRLNRIDPLTGVLSRGFFLQAFEDALERHSEHGSVALILIDVDHFKQINDSFGHPAGDAVLEFFAQSAARTFHNATVGRIGGDEFAVFLAHEEEISEGYIEQACEAFLAVLHEGIQLNNRRQPLSASIGVAMAPRDDTNLRVLQSYADMALYQTKRNGRSGWSFFRKDILGDMRRERFIERELRAAILLKQLAVAYQPIVTEGGKLHSLEALVRWEHPVRGIISPADFIPIAEKSSLIHELGLYVLEQVCRDMAELPEVAINVNVSARQLRLAEFKDDYLSVLEAQRVDPERIVIEITESSQIEATDRFVQRIADLRAAGFRIALDDFGLGFSEFDQLRRLPFDIIKIDKSFIQNIGFDRVTDVFVSAVVQIADHLDRSVVAEGIESEIDGTRAAVAGCRLFQGYHYKAPASVAEVAAKYGSAKRSKVA from the coding sequence GTGTTCGCATATCGTCAGATATCCCGACCGCATGGTTTCGAGAAAGTTCCCGGTTACCTGGAGACCTTCCGCAAGGAGCGTCGTCTTCTCGCCGCGCTTACCCTGATCCCCGCACTCGTCTTCCTGTTCTTCGCCGCGATCACCTCCGGGGCGATTGGGGCGTGGCCGTGGCCCGAGCTGACATCATCGTTCGCACTGGCGATGACCGTCGCCTCCGTCATCACCGGCTACGAAATCCGCCGTTCGATGACGAACAAGCTGAACACGCTTTACGGCAGCCATTCGGACACCAGCCGCCTGAACCGCATCGATCCGCTTACCGGCGTGCTGTCCCGCGGCTTCTTCCTTCAGGCTTTCGAGGATGCGCTGGAAAGGCACTCCGAGCACGGCTCCGTCGCGCTGATCCTCATCGATGTGGACCATTTCAAGCAGATCAATGACAGCTTCGGCCACCCGGCCGGCGACGCGGTGCTGGAGTTCTTCGCTCAATCGGCTGCCCGGACATTCCATAACGCGACCGTCGGCCGCATCGGCGGGGACGAGTTCGCGGTGTTCCTGGCCCACGAAGAGGAAATATCCGAAGGCTATATCGAACAGGCCTGCGAGGCATTTCTCGCCGTGCTGCACGAAGGCATTCAACTCAACAATCGTCGCCAGCCGTTGTCTGCATCCATTGGCGTGGCCATGGCGCCGCGCGACGACACCAACCTGCGGGTCCTGCAGTCCTATGCCGACATGGCGCTCTACCAGACGAAGCGCAACGGCCGGTCCGGATGGTCGTTCTTCCGCAAGGACATTCTCGGAGACATGCGCCGGGAACGCTTCATCGAACGCGAGTTGCGCGCGGCCATCCTGCTCAAGCAACTGGCGGTCGCCTACCAGCCGATCGTCACCGAGGGCGGCAAGCTGCACTCGCTGGAGGCGCTTGTGCGCTGGGAACATCCGGTGCGCGGCATCATCAGTCCGGCGGATTTCATACCGATCGCCGAAAAGTCCAGTCTGATACACGAACTGGGACTCTACGTGCTCGAGCAGGTCTGCCGCGACATGGCGGAGTTGCCGGAGGTGGCAATCAATGTCAACGTCTCGGCAAGGCAGTTGCGGCTGGCCGAGTTCAAGGACGACTACCTCTCCGTACTCGAGGCGCAACGCGTTGACCCGGAGCGGATCGTGATCGAGATCACGGAAAGTTCGCAGATCGAGGCCACCGACAGGTTCGTGCAGCGTATCGCGGACCTGCGTGCTGCCGGGTTCCGGATCGCGCTCGACGACTTCGGCCTGGGCTTCAGCGAATTCGACCAGTTGCGGCGGTTGCCGTTCGACATCATCAAGATCGACAAGTCATTCATTCAGAACATCGGGTTCGATCGCGTTACGGACGTCTTCGTCAGCGCTGTCGTCCAGATCGCGGATCATCTCGACCGGAGCGTCGTGGCAGAAGGCATCGAATCGGAAATCGACGGTACACGCGCTGCGGTTGCGGGCTGCCGCCTGTTCCAAGGCTATCACTACAAGGCGCCGGCCAGCGTCGCCGAAGTGGCGGCGAAATACGGATCGGCAAAGCGGAGCAAGGTCGCCTAG
- the murA gene encoding UDP-N-acetylglucosamine 1-carboxyvinyltransferase, with translation MDQIKIKGGNALNGIIPISGAKNASLPLMIASLLTDDTLTLENVPHLADVESLIRILSNHGVDYSVTGRRQSEDSNYARTVHFTARNIVDITAPYELVSKMRASFWVIGPLLARMGEARVSLPGGCAIGTRPVDLFISSLEALGAEIEIENGYVHATAKNGLVGAHYRFPKVSVGATHVALMAAVLAKGDTILENTAREPEVVNLAECLNAMGAKIEGAGTDEIRIAGVTSLSGARHRVIPDRIETGTYAMAVGMTGGDVLLKGARADLLESALDVLREAGIDITEVDDGIRVYRNGNGLMPVDVRTAPYPGFPTDLQAQLMGLMTMANGTSQITETIFENRFMHVQELARLGADISLSGQTATVRGVPKLKGAPVMATDLRASVSLVIAGLAAEGETTVNRVYHLDRGFERLEAKLQACGAEIGRYSD, from the coding sequence ATGGACCAGATCAAGATCAAGGGCGGCAACGCGCTCAACGGCATCATTCCGATCTCCGGCGCGAAAAATGCCAGCCTGCCGCTGATGATCGCCAGCCTGCTCACCGATGATACGCTGACGCTGGAGAACGTGCCGCATCTGGCCGACGTGGAATCCCTCATCCGTATCCTGTCCAACCATGGCGTCGACTACTCTGTGACCGGCCGGCGGCAATCGGAGGACTCGAACTACGCGCGCACGGTGCATTTCACCGCGCGCAACATCGTAGACATCACCGCTCCCTACGAACTCGTTTCGAAGATGCGGGCCAGCTTCTGGGTGATCGGACCGCTGCTTGCCCGCATGGGCGAGGCGCGGGTGTCGCTGCCGGGAGGATGCGCCATCGGCACGCGGCCCGTCGACCTGTTCATCAGTTCCCTGGAAGCGCTCGGTGCCGAGATCGAGATCGAGAACGGATATGTACATGCCACGGCCAAGAACGGACTGGTCGGCGCGCACTACAGGTTTCCCAAGGTCTCGGTAGGCGCGACGCATGTCGCGCTGATGGCCGCCGTCCTGGCGAAGGGCGACACGATCCTGGAAAACACGGCACGCGAACCGGAAGTCGTCAATCTTGCCGAGTGCCTCAACGCGATGGGCGCCAAGATTGAGGGCGCGGGAACCGACGAAATCCGCATTGCCGGCGTTACCTCCCTTTCCGGTGCGCGCCATCGCGTAATCCCGGACCGCATCGAGACAGGCACATATGCCATGGCGGTCGGCATGACCGGCGGCGACGTGCTGCTGAAGGGCGCGCGGGCGGACCTGCTGGAAAGCGCCCTTGACGTCTTGCGTGAAGCGGGTATCGACATCACCGAAGTCGATGACGGCATCCGCGTCTATCGCAACGGAAACGGCCTGATGCCGGTGGATGTGCGAACTGCCCCCTATCCCGGTTTCCCGACGGACCTGCAGGCACAGCTCATGGGTCTGATGACCATGGCGAACGGCACCTCGCAGATCACCGAAACGATCTTCGAAAACCGTTTCATGCATGTGCAGGAACTGGCGCGCCTTGGCGCGGATATCTCGCTGTCCGGCCAGACCGCCACCGTTCGCGGCGTACCCAAACTGAAGGGCGCGCCTGTCATGGCAACCGACCTTCGTGCATCGGTGTCACTGGTGATCGCCGGCCTTGCGGCCGAGGGGGAGACGACCGTCAACCGTGTCTACCACCTCGACCGCGGCTTCGAGCGGCTCGAAGCGAAACTGCAAGCCTGTGGCGCGGAGATCGGACGATATTCGGACTGA
- a CDS encoding ABC transporter ATP-binding protein, whose translation MANLIDIRGVSHAYGTPEGRLPVLSNLDISVPEGEFCAVVGPSGCGKSTLTRLIAGLMKPDIGEVWLHGELVKGPRRTVGMAFQNPVLLEWRTILQNVMLPLEIVSPTMPRAKKEARALELLELVGLAGFENKRPSELSGGMRQRASLCRAIVHKPDVLIMDEPFGALDAFTREDLWLTMHDLREKEPFTCVLITHDLRESVFLGDQVIVLSGRPATTQYVLDVHFPGPRVIDGLYKPECSEMLYTLREQIRIAQGRGSKEQAA comes from the coding sequence ATGGCCAATCTGATCGACATTCGGGGCGTTTCCCACGCCTACGGCACTCCGGAAGGGCGACTTCCGGTTCTGAGCAACCTCGACATCTCCGTGCCGGAAGGCGAGTTCTGCGCCGTGGTCGGGCCCTCCGGTTGCGGCAAGTCCACGCTGACACGACTGATCGCGGGCCTGATGAAGCCGGATATCGGAGAGGTCTGGCTGCACGGCGAACTGGTGAAAGGGCCACGCAGGACCGTGGGGATGGCATTCCAGAACCCCGTGCTGCTGGAATGGCGCACCATTCTTCAGAACGTAATGCTTCCGCTGGAGATCGTCTCCCCGACGATGCCGCGCGCCAAGAAGGAAGCGAGAGCGCTCGAACTCCTCGAGCTGGTCGGCCTGGCCGGGTTCGAGAACAAGCGGCCGTCGGAACTGTCCGGAGGCATGCGCCAGCGGGCATCGCTTTGCCGGGCAATCGTGCACAAGCCGGATGTGCTGATCATGGACGAGCCTTTCGGTGCGCTCGACGCCTTCACGCGCGAGGATCTGTGGCTGACCATGCACGACTTGCGGGAAAAGGAGCCGTTTACCTGCGTGCTGATTACGCACGACCTGCGAGAAAGCGTGTTCCTCGGTGACCAGGTGATCGTGCTTTCCGGCAGGCCGGCGACGACACAGTATGTCCTCGACGTTCATTTTCCCGGGCCGCGCGTGATCGACGGGCTCTACAAGCCCGAATGCTCGGAGATGCTGTACACCCTGCGCGAGCAGATACGCATCGCCCAGGGGCGCGGAAGCAAGGAACAGGCGGCATGA
- the infA gene encoding translation initiation factor IF-1, protein MAKEEVLEFPGVVTELLPNATFRVKLENDHEIIAHTAGKMRKNRIRVLAGDKVLVEMTPYDLTKGRITYRFK, encoded by the coding sequence ATGGCGAAAGAAGAAGTACTTGAGTTTCCCGGCGTGGTGACGGAATTGCTGCCGAATGCCACCTTCCGGGTGAAGCTTGAAAACGATCACGAAATCATAGCCCATACTGCCGGCAAGATGCGCAAGAACCGCATCCGCGTGCTGGCGGGCGACAAGGTGCTTGTCGAGATGACGCCCTACGACCTGACCAAGGGCCGCATCACCTACCGATTCAAATAG
- a CDS encoding UPF0262 family protein, which produces MASEETFGPDARLVDVVLDETIGRSTPDVEHERAVAIFDLLEENRFKVVGDGKGGPYKLTLSIVEGRLVFDVTREDGEKVATHILALGPFRRIIKDYYMICDSYYEAIKMSTPGQIETIDMARRGVHNDGSRTLMERLEGKLAMDFDTARRLFTLVCVLHWRG; this is translated from the coding sequence ATGGCAAGCGAGGAGACATTCGGACCCGATGCGCGACTGGTCGACGTCGTTCTCGACGAGACGATCGGCCGGTCCACGCCCGATGTCGAGCACGAGCGCGCCGTCGCGATCTTCGACCTGCTGGAGGAAAACAGGTTCAAGGTGGTCGGCGACGGGAAGGGCGGTCCCTACAAGCTGACGCTTTCGATCGTGGAAGGCCGACTGGTCTTCGACGTGACGCGCGAGGATGGCGAAAAGGTCGCCACGCACATTCTCGCCCTCGGCCCCTTCAGGCGGATCATCAAGGACTACTACATGATCTGCGACAGCTATTACGAGGCGATCAAGATGTCGACGCCGGGGCAGATCGAGACGATCGACATGGCGCGGCGCGGCGTTCACAATGACGGCTCGCGGACACTCATGGAACGTCTCGAAGGCAAGCTGGCGATGGATTTCGACACGGCGCGGCGGCTGTTCACGCTGGTTTGCGTGCTGCACTGGCGCGGCTAG
- the mraZ gene encoding division/cell wall cluster transcriptional repressor MraZ codes for MDRFLSNAVNRIDAKGRVSVPALFRAVLQKRGLGELYALQAIDTAAIDAGGMDLLERYEARLAQDDPFLRSSDDMSFFCHGDGAFLKLDKDGRITVTDFIREHTGITDEVAFVGRGHFFQMWQPERFRAYREEVRARLRAAREASA; via the coding sequence GTGGACCGGTTTCTGTCGAATGCGGTGAACAGGATCGATGCCAAGGGACGGGTCTCCGTGCCGGCCCTGTTTCGTGCCGTGTTGCAGAAAAGGGGCCTCGGCGAGCTCTATGCCCTGCAGGCAATCGACACGGCCGCGATCGACGCGGGAGGCATGGATCTCCTGGAGCGCTACGAGGCGCGACTGGCGCAGGACGATCCGTTCCTGCGCTCATCCGACGACATGTCCTTCTTCTGTCACGGGGATGGCGCCTTCCTGAAACTGGACAAGGATGGTCGCATCACGGTGACGGACTTTATCCGCGAACATACCGGCATAACGGACGAGGTCGCCTTCGTCGGCCGGGGTCACTTCTTCCAGATGTGGCAGCCGGAACGGTTCAGGGCATATCGCGAGGAGGTGCGTGCCCGCCTGCGCGCGGCTCGCGAGGCGTCGGCGTGA